From Alloacidobacterium dinghuense:
ACCAGCGCCGATCCATCGGGATGCGCCACAACCCCGGTCACGGTATACCCTTCAACCAAGAGCTCACAATAAACACCGATGGGCACGTGGCACCCGCCACCCAGCGCCGCAAGCGCCGAGCGTTCAGCAGTCACGGCAAAGCGGGAGGCAGGATCATCCAGAAACGCGACAGCAGCCTGCATCCGCTCATCCTCGGCACGCGTCTCAATCGCCAGCGCCCCCTGCCCTGGAGCAGGACAAAGCACCAAAGGTGAAAATCGCTCGCGAATCCACTCCGTGCGCTCCAGCCGCTCAAGCCCGGCAGAAGCGAGAACAGCAGCATCCACAACGCCTTCACTCAACTTGCGCAGCCGCGTATCCACATTGCCGCGAAACTCGACAAGTTCCAGATCGCGCCGCTGTGCCCGAAGCTGCGACTGCCTCCGCAGACTACTCGTCCCAATGCGCGAGCCCGAAGGCAAAGCCGCGAACGAGTCGTAGTTCACGGAAACAAA
This genomic window contains:
- the hemC gene encoding hydroxymethylbilane synthase, translated to MIRIGSRGSQLALWQANHIADALRGAGHEVTIEVIRTTGDALQGIAFNKVGTKGMFTKEIEEALVAERIDLAVHSLKDLPTELAAPFAIAAIPPRVDPRDAFVSVNYDSFAALPSGSRIGTSSLRRQSQLRAQRRDLELVEFRGNVDTRLRKLSEGVVDAAVLASAGLERLERTEWIRERFSPLVLCPAPGQGALAIETRAEDERMQAAVAFLDDPASRFAVTAERSALAALGGGCHVPIGVYCELLVEGYTVTGVVAHPDGSALVRAELEHQPGQNAEELGLRLAERLMEQGAREILGAVQL